In Molothrus ater isolate BHLD 08-10-18 breed brown headed cowbird chromosome 23, BPBGC_Mater_1.1, whole genome shotgun sequence, a single genomic region encodes these proteins:
- the ANGPTL7 gene encoding angiopoietin-related protein 7 — protein MPARPRVQLAWLCIVTVSVVIYPALLHKPPKRRMSNGNAQLKMPGCCEEIKELKLQVANLSRMLQELSKKQEGDWVNVVMQVMELEGSTKQMESRLIDAESKYSQMNNQIDIMQLQAAQMVTQTSAVDAVYDCSSLYQRNYRISGVYKLPPDEFLGIPDLEVFCDMETDGGGWTVIQRRKVGLTSFNRDWKQYKEGFGNIKGDFWLGNENIYRLSRRPTVLRVELEDWEGNTRYAQYGQFTLSNEINSYRLFVGNYSGNTGRDSLRYHNNTAFSTKDKDNDKCVDDCAQFRKGGYWYNCCTDSNLNGVYYRRGEHTKSMDGITWYGWHGSTYSLKRVEMKIRPEDFKP, from the exons ATGCCAGCAAGACCCAGGGTTCAGCTGGCCTGGCTCTGCATTGTCACTGTGTCTGTGGTGATttacccagctctgctgcacaaaCCTCCCAAGAGGAGAATGAGCAATGGGAATGCACAGCTGAAGatgccaggctgctgtgaggagatcAAGGAGCTCAAGCTGCAGGTAGCCAACCTGAGCAgaatgctgcaggagctgagcaagAAGCAGGAAGGGGACTGGGTGAACGTGGTGATGCAGGTGATGGAGCTGGAAGGCAGCACCAAGCAGATGGAGTCGCGCCTCATCGACGCCGAGAGCAAATACTCCCAAATGAACAACCAGATAGACATcatgcagctgcaggcagctcagatGGTCACACAGACATCAGCTG TAGATGCTGTTTATGACTGCTCATCACTTTACCAGAGGAACTACCGAATTTCTGGTGTTTACAAGTTACCTCCTGATGaattcctgggaattccagaTCTGGAG gTGTTCTGTGACATGGAGACAGATGGAGGTGGCTGGACTGTCATCCAAAGACGTAAAGTTGGTTTGACATCATTCAATAGGGACTGGAAACAATACAAGGAAGGATTTGGCAATATTAAGGGAGATTTTTGGCtgggaaatgaaaatatctACAGACTTTCAAGACGCCCCACTGTTCTGCGAGTAGAGTTGGAG GACTGGGAAGGTAACACACGCTATGCCCAGTATGGGCAGTTCACCCTGAGCAATGAAATCAACAGCTACAGGCTGTTTGTGGGCAACTACAGCGGCAACACCGGGCGGGACTCGCTGCGCTACCACAACAACACGGCCTTCAGCACGAAGGACAAGGACAACGACAAGTGTGTGGATGACTGTGCCCAGTTCCGCAAAG GTGGATATTGGTACAACTGCTGCACAGATTCCAATCTGAATGGGGTCTACTACCGCCGAGGAGAGCACACCAAGAGCATGGATGGCATCACCTGGTACGGATGGCACGGCTCCACCTACTCCCTCAAGAGAGTGGAGATGAAGATCAGGCCAGAGGATTTCAAACCATAG